Within the Scytonema millei VB511283 genome, the region AGCGATACAAGTTTGATTAATGCAAATTTAAAAGGTGCTAATTTTCAACAAGCACAATTAGCAAGCACTGTTTTTGATGGAGCAGTTGTAACTGGCGCGAATTTCCAAGGCGCAAAACTCTACACGGCAAATTTTAATAATTAGTGACTAGTTATAGCGATTGTCTCCTACTTTCTTGCACTAAACTATAATATGTCGGTCTACATTCCCAGGTTTAAATGCGATGTCCCTGGCAAAAGACTTAGAAACTCCAGAATTTGAACCAGAAGATGTTATCTTTCCTCCTGGGGACTTATGGAGTGATGAACCGCCTTTGGAAAGCGAACTGCATTTACGCCAACTGCTACTGCTGATTGAATGCCTGGAATTGTGGTGGAAACACCGTCAAGACTTTTATGCTTTCGGCAATCTCACCATATATTACAGTCTTCGCCAACTCAAATCAGAACAATTTCGGGGTCCAGATTTCTTTGTCGTGCTAGGTACTGAACGTAAACCACGCAAAAGCTGGGTTGTTTGGCAAGAGGATGGCAAGTATCCGAATGTCATCGTAGAAATCCTCTCTGATACAACTGCCAAAACTGACAGAGGTTTAAAAAAACAAATTTACCAAGATACCTTTCGCACTCCAGAGTATTTTTGGTTTGACCCAAAAAGTTTAGAATTTAAAGGCTTTCAATTGGTTGGAGGTCAATACCAAGAACTACAGTCAAATCCTCAAGGTTGGTTGTGGAGTCAGCAACTAGAGTTGTATTTAGGGATTTCTGAAGAAAAGTTACGTTTTTTTACTCCTGATGGTCAATTAATACCGACTCCGCAAGAAGCCGCCGCCGCAGAACAGCAGCAAAGAGAGTTAGCACAACAGCAAGCGCAAGCAGCGCAGCAACAAGCACAAGCAGCGCAGCAACAAGCACAAGCAGCACAACAACAGGCAACAGAGTTAGAGTCTATGTTGGCACGCTATCGGGAACGTTTCGGTGAATTGCCAGATTGAAATAATGACTGTATTCTCAACAAATTAAACTTTAGTCAATACGAAGATACTACCCTCATTACCCCGTCCGATGCGTAAATCGCTATCAAGGTAAGTAATATCTACCCAGCCTTGTTGTCTGTTACTGTTAATCTTAGTATCCAAAGCTGGAAATTTCTTTCCCGCTTCTATTTCTTGGATAAAACTAGCAGGAGATTGATAGCTAAACAAGCGTTGTAAACCAATAATCGATCGATCGAATTTAACTTCGATCCGGCGTTCTGAGACAGGATTAAATTTAGCGACAACGCTAATTACCCCTTCAAGAAAAGGTAAGCCGTAAACTTCAGCGATATTGTAAATACTTTGAGTTTGAACGCGAACGCATTGATAAATCTGACCGAGTTTGAGTAATGGGAATTGGTCGATATTTAACAATCCCTTACTCGTCGTATAGAGTAAGCGCCAGTCTCCATTCAAGAGTTCGCCAGCTTCTACCGGACGAGGTGTAGGATTGCGGTCTTCTAACTGAGCGATCGCGGCGAGAACAGCTTGTTTATCTACTTCTGTTGATAACAATCCGCGATTCTTACCAGCGATCTTTTCCAAAAGTGTTTCTTTTCCTAACATTTTTATCTCCTCTTTATCGGGAGTTGGGAGTCGGGAGTCGAGAGTTAATTCTGACTTCTGACTTCTTTCCGTATAATCTCATCATACGAAGCCATGTAGTTTTTGCTATCTATGATGAAATATTTTTTTGTCATATTTGTGATTGTCGGAGCGCTTGTCACTTACAACTACCAACTACCAAATGATAAACTTTAGATGTATAATTGCATCTCCTTGTCTAGACAAAGCTTAAATATGCACAACTCTCCGCTTAGAGAAGAACCACGGGAACAGCCAGCTCGCGTCATTCCTTTAAAACAAGAATCGTCACTAATTGACTGGTTGCAATCTAACGGTCGGTTGATCCCCCGCGATGGCGTTCAGGAACCAGATTTGCTAACCGAAGTGGAAGACGGAGATTCTTCTCTCGACTTGCTCGAAGGTGATGATGTCGGCGACTTCTACGATGATGACGATGACTTAGGAGATATTGATGAAGCTGATGATGCGTAGCTGAGCGTCGTTCGTCATCTGTCATTGGTCATTAGCAACTCACAAATGACGAATGACCACTGACTCTTCAAAAATATTACATTTAAATACTTTCAAGGCAGCACTTTCGATTCAGTTCCGATAATGTCCTCAGCACTTATCTAGTCAAAAGGCAACTTTGTTGTGGACGCGAAATCATCTTCTTTCTGGTCTTTCCATCTCTCCGGTACGAGACTGCTTATCGTCCTAAGCCTTGCACTCGCTACTGCCTCGCTGACTCTCGATTTAACAGCGCAGCGGCTACCCTGGCAAGGGCGATCGCTAACTTTTCCTTTCTTATTCTGTGCTGCTGTCACTGCCGCAGTTGGTTTTTGGATAGTCCCGATCCTTCAGCAGTTAAAAGCCGGACAAGTGATTCGCGAAGACGGTCCCCAAGCGCACTTAAAAAAAGCAGGTACGCCGACGATGGGTGGCATATTTTTCGTACCTGTAGCGGTCATCGCTAGCACGATCTTATCGGCGCTGGCGCTGGGAATCCAAAACCTTGCTCCTGTATTGGCGATCGCTGGAATTACCCTTGGTTACGGGTTTATTGGCTGGTTGGATGATTGGCAAATTTTACGTCGTCAGTCTAATAAAGGTATTTCCCCACGTCTGAAACTGGCTCTGCAAGTTGGTTTCGGTTGCCTATATTGCCTGTGGCTGTGGAGTCGATCGGGAGATCTGACGACGATCGCGTTACCTTTTGGGTTTGCTCTGCCCTTGGGTTTGCTATTCTGGGCATTAGCAGTGTTTGTCTTGACTGCCGAAAGCAATGCCACGAATTTAACAGACGGTGTGGATGGTTTGGCGGGAGGAACGGTAGCGATCGCGCTTTTAGGATTAGGGGCGATCGTCGCGCCTAATTTCCCCGGTTTGGCAATTTTCTGTGCTTGTTTGAGCGGTAGCTGTATCGGCTTTTTAGTCCATAACCGCAATCCGGCTCGCGTCTTTATGGGAGATACGGGTTCTTTAGCACTTGGAGGCGCGTTAGCAGGAGTCGCTCTCATGAGTAACACCCTCTGGGCGCTATTTATCCTCAGTGGGATCTTTTTTGTCGAATCTTTATCGGTAATTGCCCAGGTTAGCTATTACAAAGCCACCAAAGGAGCTGATGGTAAAGGCAAGCGTCTGTTTAAAATGGCTCCCTTCCACCACCATTTAGAATTGTCTGGGTGGTCAGAACTACAAGTAGTTGCCGTATTCTATGCAATTAATGCTTTTTTGGCTTTGGTATCTATTTGGCTGGCTTGAGCGATCTAAAAATAGATCGTACACATTTCGTAGGGGCGCACAGCTGTGCGCCCCTACAAGTTTTATGTACTGGACTGAGAATCGCTATCAGTTAAACGGCGATCGCATCTCCGAACTACATGAATCCGCCGCCAGCACCACCGCCGAAAGGATTGCCCCCGCCACCGAAGGGGTTTTCGCCACCGCCAGCACCACCACCGAAGGGATTTTCGCCGCCGCCAGCACCGCCGCCGAAGGGATTTTCGCCACCACTAGCACCGCCGCCGAAGGGGTTTTCGCCACCACTAGCGCCAACATTACCAAAGACATCTTCAAAGCTGTCGATGCCAACTTCTTGCAACGAACCCCAAGGCGATCGTTGAAAGAGGCTATCCATATCGGTGCTATCGCTCATCTCAGTGCTGTCACCACTGCCATTACTATCATCATTAGTGTCACTGTTAGGGTTTGACTCCCCGCCAGATACCTCACTAAAATCCCATGTATAGCTACCGGAATCGCCAGTAGGCGATTGGTTAGCGCCGCTATCACCAGTCAGAGAATCGCTACCTTCTGTGTCGCCCCAAGGAGCTGAGTTTGTCCCTACAATGTTGTCCGAGCTTAACTGTTCGCCTTGTGGTTGACCGCTATCATCTGTGAATTGTATTGTCATATTCGTACCTACAGCAAAGGGTTCGCTACTATCACTTGGTGGGTTGCTATCAGCAGGAAGTTGCAATGTAATGTTCGATCCAACAGCAAAAGGTGTATCTTCACTATTGGTGGTGTTGCCACCGTTATTGTCGTTTTCAGACGTTGCCATTCAACACAAATCCTCTTACTTCTATGGCTGAAATTGCCTAGAGTTCAAGCACAAATTTTTGCTGAAAATATTTTTTGATTAGCAATCTATTTGTACTTAAAGACTCAAGGATTACCTTTTTGCTTCTAGTTTTGGCACTTTAAGCTAGAAGAATGTGGAAAATAGAGCATAGCAAGCTCGACAATTTGCCCGATTGCAGTCAAATTGCAAGCTTAATTCCATCGATAAAAATGCAACAACCGCTACACTATGCCTAGCAGTTTATGCAAGTTGAGAAAAGATTACTATGAGAAATATTTAGATTGACTTGTCAGTTCTTTTGAATGGTGGAGAAACCAAGTTTTATGTTTTTACTTATATCTTTTGCTAGATGTCTGCGCATCTACCAACAATCGCCAACTACTTGCGTAACTGTCGGACTAAATGAGTCAACTCTGGCAAAATTAGCTTTTCCATTGCCAGTTGTACGGCGTTAGTAGAACCTGGAAGCGAAAAAATTAGTTTACCCTGATATACACCCGCGATCGCCCGCGAAGCTATGGCGCGGGAACCAATGTCTTGATAGCTCAGATACCGAAATAATTCGCCAAATCCTGGTAAAGTTTTCTCTAGTAAAGAGGCGATCGCGTCGTAGGTTGTATCTCTGGGGGCGATACCCGTACCCCCGTTAAAAATTGCCACATCTAAATCTACACGCTGGCTGAACGATTCTATCTGCGATCGAATTTGATCTGGTTCGTCTTTAACAATCGCATAAAATCCCACAGTATGACGCGCTGCTACGAGCAATTGCTCGATGCGGCGACCGCTTTTATCTGTTTCTGGGGAACGGGTATCGCTGACGGTGATAACAGCACAACTGATTGTCAATCCTGGTATGTCAGGGTGAGGCTGATGTGTCACAGATTCCTAAAAAAACTATGATTTGTTGAATCCCAAGCCGTGTTCGTTGGCGTATCTTTCCATAAACCGCATAAACCGATCCCACTCTTCGGTCGATTTCATCAGGTAGATCGCTTCAATGGCTTCTGGTTTGCCGTTGATAAATTTTCCCTTGACTTCACGGGTCACGAGTTCCCCTTCTTCATCAATCAAGTACATCCCCGTCACTTCTTCATTGCTACCCTCGCTCAAAATTTGGGGGTTTTGAAAATAAAAAGTTGCCGTACCATTACTCCCATCGCGCGATCGCGTCAAGCGTACATCTGGGACTGTTTCTTCGATAACACCTTTAGAAAACTGAATCTGAGCCATAATGACGATCTGTAAATTTCTATGATGAGTTGTTTAAGTATTTTCTCATCATTTTGAGCTAGGTGACGCATCAGTTGTCAGTTGTCAGTTATCAGTTATCAGTTATCAGGGAGCGGGGGAGCTGGGGGAGCAATTCAAAATTCAAAATTCTCTACACCCCACACCCCACACCCTATTGGCGACTAGCCACCAGCCACTAGCCACTAGCCACTCCCGACTTACGACTTACGACTTATCTACTACCAAGTTGAGTTATTTTCGGGTTGCGTTGGTGCGGCAGATTCAGGGACATTACCCGAATCAGTAGAGTTAGTTGGTTGAGAGTTGGTTGGTTGAGAGTTAGTTGGTTGGTTTAGATTGGTGGAATTATCTGATGGTGAAGTTGTTGTTGGAGTGACTACAGGTGCGGGTACTGCTGGAATTACGGGCATTGCTTGAATGCTCTCAATTTTTTCTAATGCTTTTTGATAATTCGTGCTGTCGTTTTTTTGTTGGAATATATTAGCAGCCAGCTGTAAGTCTGCGATCGCACCTTGGCGATCGCCTAAGTCGCGCCGCACGAGACCTCGGTTGTAATGAGCTTCGGCATTTTTCGGCTCTATGCTAATGACTTTACTAAAATCATCTATTGCCCCTTGTCGGTCTCCCAAGCGACGGCGGAGAATTGCTCGGTTGTTGTACACTGTCGTCCAACTCGGATCGAGATCTAAGGCACGACTGAAATCATCCAGCGCTCCTTTAGAGTCTCGCAACATCGTCCGAGCCAAGGCACGATTGTAATATGCTCTAGAATTATCCGGTTCGAGCCGAACAACGCGATCGAAATCGTCAAACGTTCCCTGACCGTCTCCCATACTGCGGCGAATCGCACCGCGACTGTGATAGGCTTGAGCATCGTTAGGAACGAGAGTGATGTAGCGATCGAAATTTGACAGCGCTCCCTGCTTGTTGCCCCGATTATAAAGAATCACTGCTCTTTGGTAATAAGCATTGGCATAGTTGGGGTCAAAATTCAGCGCTTGGTCGTAGTCTGCTAGCGCCCCCTGCTTGTCTCCTTGGTCGTAACGCGCGTTTCCCCGTTGATAGTAAGCGTCGGCGTAGTTAGGGTTGCGGGCGATCGCTTGAGTGTAGTTAGCAATTGCTCTCGATCGATCGCCGCGATCGCGTTCTACCGATCCTTTAGCGAAAAAGTCTGAGGCAGATTTGGGATTTTCTAACCTTTGAGCTGGTTTATCCGTACTGGGGGCAGTATCCACTGCGACTGCTGGAGCTTGAGGGATCTGCGATCGCATTGCCAAAAACGTATTAATCGGAATTGCCCCATTAAAGCCAGTTTTCATATTCACCGCCATCGTCGCGTCGCTCCCCTGCTGCTTCACGTCTACGCGATCGCTACCTCCCAACCCGTGAATCCCAACGACTCGACCATCAATATCAAAGACAGGACCACCGCTCATTCCACCTTTTGTCACTGAGTTATAACGCAGTGTATAGCCTTCTGGCGCACTGCTGGGGCGACTGGTCACGAATCCAGGCGAAAAGACAAAATCGCGGTCTGCACCAAATTTTCGATCTAAAGCAGGGAAGCCCATGACAAAAATTTCTGCTCCTACAGGCACGTTAGACGGCGCTAGCTTGGCAACGGGGTATACAGCCGCACTACTAAATGTCACCAATGCCAAATCGGGTTCATTCGGGCTTTTTTGCAATTTTTCCGTACTCACAACTGCATAACTCTGACCGTCATGAGTACGAATCGTATGCGGTGCAGGCATTAAAGCAACATGATTGCACGTCAGGACAGTGTAAGTATTGCCCTGTCGTTGAATAATCACTCCAGAACCGCCATCTTTAACTCCCATCGGAGGATTGACCTGCACCGTCATGGGACTGCCAATTTTGACAATTTCTTGCGGAGATAGAGCCACCGCTAAATTATGGCTCGTTACCAGCACCGCTAAAGTTACCGTTCCGGTCAAAAGAGGATAAGTAAAGTTTGTTTTCATAAATCAGTTATCAGTTATCAGTTATCAGTTATCAGGGAGCAGGGAGTAGTGACCAGTGACCAGTTAATTCTCTACTTACGACTTACGACTTACGACTTACGACTTCTACTTCAGTGCTTGCCAAAAAGCCGTGGCGGGGATTGCCCAGCTCAATGCTTCCATTTGTTGGTACATTTGCTCGGATGGTGCAGAGCCATCGGTAAATGTAAATGCACTAATACCTTGCGGCGGATATTTCAAGCGACCGTTGATTCCAATTAGTTGTCCTTTGCGGTTTAAAACTGGTCCACCACTCATCCCTGGATCGATCTCGTTGGTATAACCCAGTTGATATCCTTCCTGTAGAGATTTTTCTGGCAGCATTGCCACTTCACCATCCGTCACTCGTAAGGCTTTAATACCCCAAGTCCGAGTGTCCTCGACTGCATCCGCACTCGTCCATTGCCAATTAGGAAATCCAGCAGCATAGATGGAATCGCCGACAGCTACAGCTTTGGTATCGGCGATCGCCACAACTTGATACGCTGTTTTGCTGGTAAACTCTACCAAGGCTAAATCCGAGCCAGACAATACAGGCGATCGCAACCGCTTGCCTACGTGCTTTTGTCCGTCTGCGGTTAGAATCGTGAAGCGCTCGTCCTCACCCTCACCCACAATGTGAGCGCAGGTCAATATGGTGTATGTTTCTCCTCTGTGCCGCACGATCGCGCCCGATCCTGTAGCATCTGCGGCAAAAATCCGTACGGTCACTTGTCTGGCAACTACTGGCACTGCGATCGCTACGGCGGGTTCTGCACTTGTAACCTGACTCATCAGCATCGGCTGAGACTGCGATCGCGCTAAGGCTTGCCCACACTTATTCAGTATAGAAACATACACCAAAATTATAGTTATCAGTGTACTTACCAAGACTTTAACAATCAATTTGCCCCTTACCTCTCACCTCTTACCTCTCTCACCAACTACCAACTACCAACTACCAACTACTACCATTTGTCGGAACGTTAGGTTGCTGTGGAGATGCTTCGCTTGCGCCACCTGCTGATTCGTAACCAGCTGAAAAAGCCTCCTCTACTGCTGCTTCCATATCAATAGCGCCAGTAGATGTAGTCTCACCTTCACCGCTAGCACTCTCGCGAATTGCCGAATAGTCGGCACGCTGACCGAAACGCAGCAAATTGGCTAAAGCGGCACCAGGGTTTTTAGCATTTTCTGGAGAGAGGGTAAATAGCGTATTGCTTGTATCGCAGCTAGCGCCAGAATTGACATAACAGATAACCGTCTCATTTTTAATGATTCCGGTCGTCAGTAGTAAATTACTTAGTCTTCCACCATTAGCAGCAACTGCTTTAGTCAATTTCTGGGAAACTAGCTGACAGCGTTCTTGAGGTGTATATTCTGCACTGACTTGTCTCTGCCAGGTAATCATGGGAGCAGAGCGTTGATTTCCCCTAGCTGCAACCGTAGCAAAGCCATTACCAGAACGGACGCAGACAAAAGTGGTTGCCTGATTGGAGGGGTTTTGTGGGGTTGCTTGACTACGACTAGTATTCTGCGCCCCTACTCGATCCTGAAATCCTATGACACTAGCACATGTCACGCTAGTTACTAAAACAAAGATTGGAAATTTAAATTTCATAAGAAACTTTTTTAATTATCAGTTGTCAGTTATCAGTTGAAAGCGGTGCGTGGTGTGTGAAATACTTACGACTTACGACTTACGACTTACGACTTATGGCTTTCCATACACTACTCACTCTCTATACAAACTGACATCTTAAATTTTCGTGAAATGTCTCGAAGAATTTATTCAATTTTTCTTAACTTACATAGAAAATAGTACCTTTTTTCTAACCGTTCACAGAGGATTTAAGGATTTTTTCGGTTAATTTTTGTGATTTATTATACTGCAATTGTACAAGTGATTTGAGGGCTGTGGCGCGATCGCTTGCTTACCACGGTTCTAGCGGTTGTGGTGATGCGGGTGGCGTTGAAGGTGTTTGAGTGGGAGGCTTGTGTTGAGGCAGCAAAAAATATAAGTAGAAAATGCCAGCTACAAGTCCCACTCCTGCTACTCCTAACACAAAGCCCGCACTAGATAATAACCATAAGTTTCTTCTGGTTCTTTGTATTTCGCGGCTATCTTGCTGGATAGGAGGGTTTTGCAATTGAGTTTGACTTAACTGTGGCGATCGACTTAAGTTGGTTGGATTCGCGTTGCTGGGATTCAAGTTTATGGCATCGGTGTGATGAGTTGGTGGCGTATACTGCTTGGGTTGATGTTGGTGCAGATCGAAAATGCGCGTTTG harbors:
- a CDS encoding PAP/fibrillin family protein; translation: MLGKETLLEKIAGKNRGLLSTEVDKQAVLAAIAQLEDRNPTPRPVEAGELLNGDWRLLYTTSKGLLNIDQFPLLKLGQIYQCVRVQTQSIYNIAEVYGLPFLEGVISVVAKFNPVSERRIEVKFDRSIIGLQRLFSYQSPASFIQEIEAGKKFPALDTKINSNRQQGWVDITYLDSDLRIGRGNEGSIFVLTKV
- a CDS encoding MogA/MoaB family molybdenum cofactor biosynthesis protein, with product MTHQPHPDIPGLTISCAVITVSDTRSPETDKSGRRIEQLLVAARHTVGFYAIVKDEPDQIRSQIESFSQRVDLDVAIFNGGTGIAPRDTTYDAIASLLEKTLPGFGELFRYLSYQDIGSRAIASRAIAGVYQGKLIFSLPGSTNAVQLAMEKLILPELTHLVRQLRK
- a CDS encoding S1 family peptidase, whose protein sequence is MYVSILNKCGQALARSQSQPMLMSQVTSAEPAVAIAVPVVARQVTVRIFAADATGSGAIVRHRGETYTILTCAHIVGEGEDERFTILTADGQKHVGKRLRSPVLSGSDLALVEFTSKTAYQVVAIADTKAVAVGDSIYAAGFPNWQWTSADAVEDTRTWGIKALRVTDGEVAMLPEKSLQEGYQLGYTNEIDPGMSGGPVLNRKGQLIGINGRLKYPPQGISAFTFTDGSAPSEQMYQQMEALSWAIPATAFWQALK
- the psb28 gene encoding photosystem II reaction center protein Psb28; protein product: MAQIQFSKGVIEETVPDVRLTRSRDGSNGTATFYFQNPQILSEGSNEEVTGMYLIDEEGELVTREVKGKFINGKPEAIEAIYLMKSTEEWDRFMRFMERYANEHGLGFNKS
- a CDS encoding tetratricopeptide repeat-containing S1 family peptidase, with the protein product MKTNFTYPLLTGTVTLAVLVTSHNLAVALSPQEIVKIGSPMTVQVNPPMGVKDGGSGVIIQRQGNTYTVLTCNHVALMPAPHTIRTHDGQSYAVVSTEKLQKSPNEPDLALVTFSSAAVYPVAKLAPSNVPVGAEIFVMGFPALDRKFGADRDFVFSPGFVTSRPSSAPEGYTLRYNSVTKGGMSGGPVFDIDGRVVGIHGLGGSDRVDVKQQGSDATMAVNMKTGFNGAIPINTFLAMRSQIPQAPAVAVDTAPSTDKPAQRLENPKSASDFFAKGSVERDRGDRSRAIANYTQAIARNPNYADAYYQRGNARYDQGDKQGALADYDQALNFDPNYANAYYQRAVILYNRGNKQGALSNFDRYITLVPNDAQAYHSRGAIRRSMGDGQGTFDDFDRVVRLEPDNSRAYYNRALARTMLRDSKGALDDFSRALDLDPSWTTVYNNRAILRRRLGDRQGAIDDFSKVISIEPKNAEAHYNRGLVRRDLGDRQGAIADLQLAANIFQQKNDSTNYQKALEKIESIQAMPVIPAVPAPVVTPTTTSPSDNSTNLNQPTNSQPTNSQPTNSTDSGNVPESAAPTQPENNSTW
- a CDS encoding Uma2 family endonuclease, which produces MSLAKDLETPEFEPEDVIFPPGDLWSDEPPLESELHLRQLLLLIECLELWWKHRQDFYAFGNLTIYYSLRQLKSEQFRGPDFFVVLGTERKPRKSWVVWQEDGKYPNVIVEILSDTTAKTDRGLKKQIYQDTFRTPEYFWFDPKSLEFKGFQLVGGQYQELQSNPQGWLWSQQLELYLGISEEKLRFFTPDGQLIPTPQEAAAAEQQQRELAQQQAQAAQQQAQAAQQQAQAAQQQATELESMLARYRERFGELPD
- the mraY gene encoding phospho-N-acetylmuramoyl-pentapeptide-transferase, with product MDAKSSSFWSFHLSGTRLLIVLSLALATASLTLDLTAQRLPWQGRSLTFPFLFCAAVTAAVGFWIVPILQQLKAGQVIREDGPQAHLKKAGTPTMGGIFFVPVAVIASTILSALALGIQNLAPVLAIAGITLGYGFIGWLDDWQILRRQSNKGISPRLKLALQVGFGCLYCLWLWSRSGDLTTIALPFGFALPLGLLFWALAVFVLTAESNATNLTDGVDGLAGGTVAIALLGLGAIVAPNFPGLAIFCACLSGSCIGFLVHNRNPARVFMGDTGSLALGGALAGVALMSNTLWALFILSGIFFVESLSVIAQVSYYKATKGADGKGKRLFKMAPFHHHLELSGWSELQVVAVFYAINAFLALVSIWLA
- a CDS encoding COP23 domain-containing protein, whose product is MKFKFPIFVLVTSVTCASVIGFQDRVGAQNTSRSQATPQNPSNQATTFVCVRSGNGFATVAARGNQRSAPMITWQRQVSAEYTPQERCQLVSQKLTKAVAANGGRLSNLLLTTGIIKNETVICYVNSGASCDTSNTLFTLSPENAKNPGAALANLLRFGQRADYSAIRESASGEGETTSTGAIDMEAAVEEAFSAGYESAGGASEASPQQPNVPTNGSSW
- a CDS encoding DUF3134 domain-containing protein, with amino-acid sequence MHNSPLREEPREQPARVIPLKQESSLIDWLQSNGRLIPRDGVQEPDLLTEVEDGDSSLDLLEGDDVGDFYDDDDDLGDIDEADDA